Below is a genomic region from Trichoderma asperellum chromosome 2, complete sequence.
CAAGGATGATGGGGATAGAAGGGGTACCATGCTTGAGTGCACCAGCAGCGAGACAGATGTGTACGAAGACTAGTATTGCGCGTTGTAtgttagtatatttaaacaCCAAAACACTTGTCCGAATCATCGTCATTGGAGAAACAGCATTGGTCTACAACTCACTCAGCATAAACACTGGGATAATCGCAAAGCTGCTCCCTTGAATTATCACATGTAATCTCCAGTTTGTCAGGTTCTGCTTCAATTTTTCAGGGGGAAGCTGTAACCCGTTGAttaagaagatgatggctaCGGCGCCATACAAGATGCTGTACTCTGATCGAATCACACCCCCATGCTCTGCAACAGCTGTGTTTGTTCGCAAAACAAGATAGTTAGCGAGACTCTCTTCTAGCATGGGTCATACCCAGCCATATGATTCTGGTtcacttcttctcttgtaTTTCTCATGTGAATCGCAACACACCTCCTCCGGGATATGGAAATGCATAAACgtaaaaaggagaaaaactCACATGGGAAGAAACGTCCCAACACACACGCCACTGCAAATCCAATAAGCAGCCACTGTGCTGCTACAAACTGAACTCCCTTGCAAAACCACATCACCACCTTATTTTCGCGCCAATGACTTGTATCCTTCGCCATCGTCTTCGTTGTCGTCGTATCCATTGCTCCCAACCACCTCTCAACAAATATTACCAAATATGCAGTTATCGTGACAAATCATAAATCGTGAAAAATGGctccaaaaacaaaaatgaaCATGTCTATATGAAaagaatgagagagagaagaggggagaATAAAATAGAAAGGAAGCAAAGGCGAGACAGCTAAATATGCACCTCGTAGGTGAAATAGATTAGCAGCTGCTAGCTAGCTCTGCTACTTCTCCAGCCACACAAGCGTGCGGAATCCAAAAAAGCTTGCGAAATTGAGACCGCGCAGGAATGCTGGGTCAGAGAGGGCAAAGCGCCGTCTTATTACCGGATATGCTGAGCGGGTCTCGTCGGCCGATCGCTAGAGATATCTGCCGACACCGCATATTACGATAAAAAGTAGTCACTAATAGTAGTCATAGTCGGGTAATTTAAGATGGTCCTTACGGCGTAGTGGGATCATGCGTGAGACATCTGTTGTAAGCATAACGATAACGGAAAGGGGGTGAAGCTTGGAGGGGCAAAAAAGCATCAGACTCGGCACCAGACCTAAGGGGGAGGAATGAGGCATACGATGGCGTCACATCGGCATACTCCGTACTCAGCAGGCAAGTTAAGGAGACGGAGTCTATTTCTGAGATGCTCGTGCTAGATTTAGATTGAACTCGaagcattaataaatactgcCACTATTTCCTCAATGTCGAAACCCTCCGTATCCTTGCACGGTCAAGACATTAAACAATATCTACACTGattcatctctttttttttttcatctcaAGCAGTTGTAAACATCTAATCATCCAAAAATTGTTTTGGCTAACCCCTCATGGAGCAGCGACAAGCAAGGCTAACCCCAACGCCGTGCGATGCCTGTGGTATCAACATAAACATTCTCCCAAACGAAAATTTCGGGAGGTAAAATCGTAATAAGAGGCCCTGCTCTTTCGTGACGGCTCCATTGGTCGTAAGAATATTAAGtagaagaatgaagagtagaataataaaatattcaAAGCAGGCACCTTtttagaaaaagaaaaaaaaaaatataagaaagGGGGTGTGAGGGAAAGGGAGGAGGAAGGCGATATACGGGTATCGCATTGTCTCATGGGAGACTGGATCTACGCAACAAGAACGGGTGCTGGTTCAAGTGGTAGAGCTGTCATTGACTCGCCAGCACCGGTACTACTTGGCGCTGGCGCAATCTCTGGGTCTGGAATTTGTATGTCCAGCTAGTAAGAGATACTTGTTAGCATTGGCAATCAATTTTAGTTTGGCAACAGGCAAAGGGCCTTCTTACAGTCATGTACCCCGTGCGGCGGAGCGAAATCAGCTTCGGGGGAAGAACTCCATCCTCAGAAGACatggtcttttctttttctcgaTTCCACTGTTCGATCCACGCCTCTAGGTTGTTGAGTCGAGACTTAATACCGGTCATACCGAAATCATCCCACAACCAGCCAGTTGCGAGCCCAACAAATGCGTCAAACATATTTCGAAGATTATAGGGGTCGAAGGCCGGTATCAGCTCTTTGTTGAGCTTATCAATGATGCGCCGGAATTCAGGTTCAGGAACCCCGGCAGGATCCAGGATTTCAGGGTAGAGATTTGAAAAGGTAGGAGCCAGGTCGCCTTGGAGAAGCCAGTCGCGGCGAATTCGGATTATCCGCGTCTTGGCATACTCGGCAGAGTCTGTCGGTACATGAGGGTTCAAGTGAGGGAAGCATGGATGCTGCGGTCCCCAAGACTCTCCCAGGTCTGGTTGAATCTCTTCACCCATGATAGACGAGTTGGACGAAGAGATTGCAGATCCTATGCCGTCCCCAATAGAGACGTTGGAGAAGCGATGGGTGTCCATCACATCCGGCCCTCGCTCCAGGTCTCTGGAGTAGGACCGCCTGGATTCTTCATTTTCAGGCATCATGATGCCTTTCCCTTTGTCGACCCTGGGTATGTTTACGGGCGGTGGCGATTCACCGTTAACGTCACTGCTGGTTCTATTCTGAAAGTCAAACCGGGTTGGAGAGAGTGTTTGGGAGCGTCTCTCGTCGTACGACGCACGGACAGACCCAGGTAAGCTTATTCGCTTGTTATCCGTTGTGTTCAAATCGAACTGAAAGCTAAGCGGGGTTGACGTGGAGTGCCTCGCCTGTATATGTTCGGTGAGAGTGAGCAGAGGATAGTCGCCAGCGCCGGTGATGTTTGGGTCCGCGGTGTTGGTAGAATCGTCGAGAGCTGGATGCTGCAGCGGTACTGGAGGACCAATCGGGCTTGAAGGGCGCCGCCTGTGGGTGGAAAGTCTGGGAGTAGAGTTGGTAGGATTCCACAAGCTAGCAGACGAGAGGCGCTGCAAACGAGTCGGATTTGCGCCTGATGTCGTGAGGCTGCGAAATATCGAACGTTGGGCCTGCTTATGAAAGACGGGACGATGCGGTGATACAGGTTCTGTCACAGTGGCAGGTGCCTTGGAAGGACCGGAGCGAGCAGGCTGGTGAGAGGCAGGGACTGAGGCGATGGCGTCGGCGTGAGTGTCTGTCTGCGCGCCTAGGGAGGGCGGGTCGGCTGTGGTTGAGATTGCCTGGAGCTCGTATGAAGCCGTGGGAATGGTGGAAAGGGCACGGCCGCTGGGACGACCGCGCTGCAAGGAAACGGCGATGCGGTCGCGTCGGCGCTGGAGGATGGCGGAAGCAGCGCGCAGCTGCTACAAGGCGAGGCTAAGCGTGGCCTTGACCCCAAGAACGAGTGtcgcagagctgctgcgacaAAATATTCAATCGACTCTTCCGCCGGGGCCGTCGAGCGCAATGCTGAGTTGGAAATGCAAGGCCGGAAAGCAGATGCTAAGAAGGGCTTGGCGTAGGCGCCGTTTTCGTATTGGCTAATCAGGGGCGTGGTCTCAAAGGCGTTAGTGCGGCTGGTCAAATCTCTGGCACCGCAACTGAGCGATTGCATGTTTATCGATTGCTGCGATAAGACAAAAGACCGTGGGACGCTGGAGCAGCGCAAAGCAGGGCAAGGCAGGGCAGAGAAGGCTTTTTAAAAATCAAAATCCATTGCTGGAGTCACGACAGACAAGTGGGCGTAAAAGGGAGGCGAGAATGGAAGAAGTggatgaaaagaagagcgaaagaagcgaagaaagaagcgaagaaaaagaaatgaaagcTCTGGATCGCAAAGACTAGAAGCCGTGCATCGAGAGCAGCGAGATGGTCCGTGGTCATGGGAACCGGCTTGCCTTTATCTGCGTTTGATGCCTTTGGTCGTCTAAACCCATGCAGCATCTTGAGCCTCAGGGCTTACGTGCCTTGCTTGGTCCACTGCAAGTGAGCGTTAGCTGAGAGAATGCGGCATGGCTTCGGCGCCCTACACCAGTGGCGCTCAGCCAGAGCGCAGCTGGACTCCCAGTCCGACATAAATTTTGCACTGCTCTCTAGGGCAAGGAACGGAGCACATGCACCAACTTGGCTGGTTGGCCTAGGCCGTAATGCTCCAATTCCCACCACTCTGACAAACCAACAGCTCGAGATCTGCAGCGGCCTCTTGTGAGATTACAGCAAAGCCTGGAACTGCCCTATGGTGGAGATGCCGACAACCATAATTTTCATCAATTTTCGCGGCATTTCCGAAGACGTGGAACTACACACAGCATGGATTATGCGAACAAAGGATTCCACCACCATATTTCAAAGTACTACTACTTACAAGTAGGTCATCAAAGTGGCCACACGCACTAACAGCATCAGTGACTGTTCCAACTTGGAATAAATAT
It encodes:
- a CDS encoding uncharacterized protein (EggNog:ENOG41) — encoded protein: MMPENEESRRSYSRDLERGPDVMDTHRFSNVSIGDGIGSAISSSNSSIMGEEIQPDLGESWGPQHPCFPHLNPHVPTDSAEYAKTRIIRIRRDWLLQGDLAPTFSNLYPEILDPAGVPEPEFRRIIDKLNKELIPAFDPYNLRNMFDAFVGLATGWLWDDFGMTGIKSRLNNLEAWIEQWNREKEKTMSSEDGVLPPKLISLRRTGYMTLDIQIPDPEIAPAPSSTGAGESMTALPLEPAPVLVA